The Arachis ipaensis cultivar K30076 chromosome B07, Araip1.1, whole genome shotgun sequence genome includes a window with the following:
- the LOC110265172 gene encoding ARM REPEAT PROTEIN INTERACTING WITH ABF2-like isoform X1, translated as MGWWPSRSVTFVDNHDTGSTQELLGKHCVNNSKLSDVTFLVEGKRFYAHRVCLVKSDIFRARFDGGYREREAEDIVVPDIKWNVFELMKRCNFNNPYLMQFYSTMMC; from the exons ATGGGATGGTGGCCTTCAAGATCAGTCACGTTTGTGGACAATCATGATACTGGCTCCACTCAG GAGTTATTAGGCAAGCACTGTGTTAACAATTCAAAGCTTTCTGATGTCACATTCTTGGTTGAAG GAAAAAGATTCTATGCTCATCGAGTTTGTTTAGTCAAGTCAGATATATTTCGAGCAAGGTTTGATGGTGGTTATAGG GAAAGGGAAGCCGAAGATATAGTGGTTCCAGACATCAAATGGAATGTATTTGAATTGATGAAGAGGTGCAATTTCAACAATCCATATTTGATGCAATTTTATTCTACAATGATGTGCTAG
- the LOC110265172 gene encoding ARM REPEAT PROTEIN INTERACTING WITH ABF2-like isoform X2, whose translation MGWWPSRSVTFVDNHDTGSTQELLGKHCVNNSKLSDVTFLVEGKRFYAHRVCLVKSDIFRARFDGGYRVGLEYP comes from the exons ATGGGATGGTGGCCTTCAAGATCAGTCACGTTTGTGGACAATCATGATACTGGCTCCACTCAG GAGTTATTAGGCAAGCACTGTGTTAACAATTCAAAGCTTTCTGATGTCACATTCTTGGTTGAAG GAAAAAGATTCTATGCTCATCGAGTTTGTTTAGTCAAGTCAGATATATTTCGAGCAAGGTTTGATGGTGGTTATAGGGTAGGCCTTGAGTATCcttga
- the LOC110265045 gene encoding uncharacterized protein LOC110265045 yields METPFVNQLTKTQVTVCILTSKHIKNGFTTTKPLIFQSKLLCFSLVYLFTTLFLALYTILSQSKCLFRSSPLDPIQDPLFSYPSSYGEHKYAVSTTCSTCTSPIFFSDYLDVVKEIKNLIKDSSSAKESSALRYMLLGYQEAKTIHAVKPPIPISHIQKLQPLIKNPKIGTQNLPNFIEQTENRYIPSQVSDDEDAERRRRC; encoded by the exons ATGGAAACACCATTTGTAAATCAA CTAACAAAGACACAAGTTACTGTCTGCATTCTCACATCAAAACACATCAAAAATGGCTTTACCACTACCAAACCTCTAATCTTCCAATCCAAGCTCCTCTGTTTTTCTCTGGTATACCTCTTCACAACTCTTTTCCTCGCTCTCTACACCATTCTCTCTCAATCCAAATGCTTATTCAGATCTTCCCCTTTGGATCCAATTCAGGATCCTCTCTTCTCTTACCCTTCCTCCTATGGAGAGCACAAGTATGCTGTCTCAACCACATGTTCTACATGCACTTCTCCTATTTTCTTTTCAG ATTACTTGGATGTTGTGAAGGAGATCAAGAATTTGATCAAGGACTCTTCATCAGCTAAGGAGTCGAGTGCTCTGCGCTACATGCTTCTCGGCTACCAGGAAGCTAAAACCATTCATGCAGTAAAACCCCCAATTCCTATCAGTCATATCCAGAAGCTACAACCCctaattaaaaaccctaaaattggaaCCCAAAACCTCCCAAATTTCATAGAACAAACTGAAAATCGATACATACCTTCTCAGGTGAGCGACGATGAGGATGCTGAGCGACGACGACGATGCTGA